The Gopherus evgoodei ecotype Sinaloan lineage chromosome 8, rGopEvg1_v1.p, whole genome shotgun sequence genome includes a region encoding these proteins:
- the PRDX1 gene encoding peroxiredoxin-1 — translation MSAGNAFIGKPAPDFKATAVMPDGQFKDITLSDYKGKYIVFFFYPLDFTFVCPTEIIAFSDRADEFKKLNCQVIGASVDSHFCHLAWVNTPKKQGGLGNMNIPLVSDTKRIIAKDYGVLKDDEGIAYRGLFIIDDKGILRQITINDLPVGRSVDETLRLVQAFQFTDKHGEVCPAGWKPGSETIKPDVQKSKEFFSKQQ, via the exons ATGTCTGCAGGAAATGCATTTATTGGGAAACCAGCCCCTGACTTCAAAGCCACAGCTGTGATGCCAGATGGGCAGTTCAAAGACATCACCCTCTCTGACTATAAAG GAAAATACATTGTGTTCTTCTTCTATCCCCTTGACTTCACCTTTGTTTGTCCAACTGAGATTATTGCATTCAGTGACAGGGCTGATGAATTTAAGAAACTTAACTGTCAAGTAATTGGAGCTTCTGTTGACTCTCATTTCTGTCACCTTGCCTG GGTCAATACTCCTAAGAAGCAGGGTGGATTGGGTAACATGAACATTCCACTGGTTTCAGATACAAAACGCATCATTGCTAAAGATTATGGAGTATTAAAAGACGATGAAGGTATTGCGTACAG AGGCCTGTTCATTATTGATGATAAGGGAATCTTGCGTCAAATAACCATTAATGATCTCCCTGTTGGCCGCTCAGTTGATGAAACTCTCAGATTAGTCCAGGCTTTCCAGTTCACAGATAAACATGGAGAAG TTTGCCCAGCTGGCTGGAAACCTGGGAGTGAAACCATCAAACCTGATGTTCAGAAAAGCAAAGAATTCTTCTCCAAGCAGCAGTAA